A single region of the Sphaeramia orbicularis chromosome 6, fSphaOr1.1, whole genome shotgun sequence genome encodes:
- the LOC115421651 gene encoding uncharacterized protein LOC115421651 has protein sequence MEAEEEWNKDFSAQKLLDKKVLCKRNGKIGILRTLLKTQNTLQIQSITRSECAGSCPNLMMNRSDQADARPVPVALTPQLPPRAHRPLCMSVSSDSSGRFKALETQEWKNNLKAQMEQAHSAGAASSTGSLERASLFCASASTTASSSGLSSPVEMLNKSKSSSRFSLFSPPWNSSSESDSNPPSRSGSKKLRNYSRRAATGPAGARGPDVPEPKPSGPEHFQYSEPVISKVTDYIFVGNLNAAYNGRTLCRNNIDSIIDMSNVPGEPGPSLSLIPCTCSRGARHSWSRLKVDISDVPDALGDGPALKQRCFEDINECINASTEKRKRVLVHCRDGFSLAPTCIIQYLMVKQNMRLIAAYELLRAKYPVNIRECHQNVLVSLEKALRPGGNVDPECFKQAISRKVAWT, from the exons GTATATTGAGAACTCTGCTAAAAACCCAGAACACTCTACAAATCCAGTCCATCACCCGGTCAGAATGTGCTG GCTCCTGTCCAAATTTGATGATGAATAGAAGCGACCAGGCAGATGCTCGGCCCGTCCCCGTGGCCCTCACCCCCCAGCTCCCTCCCAGAGCCCACCGGCCCCTCTGCATGTCGGTCTCCTCCGACAGCAGTGGACGCTTCAAAGCTCTGGAGACGCAGGAGTGGAAGAACAACCTCAAAGCGCAG ATGGAGCAGGCCCACAGTGCAGGAGCCGCCAGCAGCACTGGCTCTTTGGAGCGTGCCTCCCTGTTCTGCGCCTCGGCCTCCACCACAGCGTCCAGCTCTGGCCTGTCCAGCCCAGTGGAGATGCTCAACAAGAGTAAATCCTCCAGTcgtttctctctcttttctccaccCTGGAACAGCAGCTCAGAATCTGACTCCAACCCTCCATCGCGCTCTGGCTCCAAAAAGTTGCGTAACTACAGCAGGAGAGCTGCCACAGGGCCAGCTGGAGCCAGGGGACCTGATGTACCTGAGCCCAAACCCAGCGGCCCAGAACACTTTCAGTACTCTGAACCCGTCATCTCCAAGGTGACAGACTACATCTTTGTTGGGAACCTGAATGCAGCGTACAATGGACGAACCCTTTGCCGCAACAACATCGACAGCATCATCGACATGAGCAACGTACCTGGAGAACCGGGTCCCAGCCTCAGCCTCATACCATGCACCTGCTCCCGTGGGGCCCGCCACAGCTGGTCCCGCCTTAAGGTGGACATCAGTGATGTGCCAGATGCTCTTGGGGACGGGCCGGCACTGAAGCAGCGCTGTTTTGAGGACATCAATGAGTGCATCAATGCCTCTACTGAGAAAAGGAAGCGAGTCCTGGTTCACTGTAGGGATGGCTTCTCCCTGGCTCCCACCTGCATTATCCAGTACCTCATGGTGAAACAGAACATGAGGCTGATTGCCGCCTACGAGCTGCTGCGGGCCAAGTATCCAGTCAACATCAGGGAGTGCCACCAAAATGTGCTGGTGAGCCTTGAGAAAGCACTGCGGCCTGGAGGCAATGTTGATCCAGAATGCTTCAAACAGGCCATCTCACGTAAAGTGGCGTGGACCTGA